The sequence GATGGAGACGGTGCAGCCGGCCGCGTCGAAGGTGTGGGATTCGAAGGGGAGCAGCGGGGTGGTGTTGAGGTTCTGGACCACAGCCCGGGTCAGACGCGGATTGGCCGCGAGTTCCCTGGCATTCAGTCCAAGTCCCACCACCTCCCGGTAGTGCACCTCGTCCGGCAGGTGGCTCACCCAGCTGCTCATCAGGTCCAGAATCCGGCCTTCTGACGGCAGAAATTCACGGTACAGCTGCGTGACGGCCGCGATGGCCCCCTCGTCAATGTGGGTGACGAAGCGGGGCTGACGGTAGAACTGCTCGTCGGGCGTCTCGTCCTGACGGCGGAAGGCCGTACTCGGAAGGTCGGTCATGTGGCCATTGTGCGGGCCGGCATGCTCCTGTCTCTGTAGGGACGGCTTCAGCTGGCGGCAGGTCCGGAGCCGGTCGGTTCACGGCCCTGCGCGTAGACCTTACCCTGCTGAATTAATCGCCAGGGGCGGTGGGGGCCAGTTCATCGCCAGTGCGCTCGCCGCGTGCACGCAGGTAGCCGGCCAGCGTCAGGAGGGCCGCGAAGATGCCCAGGATGGCCACCGCCGGCGCCAGCCCCGCCACGCCCAGCAGCAGGCCCGCGAGGCTCACCCCGACGGGTCTCAGGCCCTGACCCACCAGAATGCGGGCGCTGTACACCCGTCCGCGGACCGCTTCGGGCGTGAGCCGGGCGAACAGGGTTCCCACCATCACGTTCAGCGGTCCGAAGCACAGGCCCATCATCAGGGCGAGCAGCAGCGCCACCCACAGCGACGGCGCAAACGCCACTCCGACGATGCACAGCGCCGGACCGACGCAGCCGAGCGTGATCCAGTTCAGCGGATGTCGGCTGGTGCGGCGGCCCATCCAGATCACCATGCCCAGTTCGGACACCGCCAGCACCGAGCCGAGCAAGCCCACGCCAAGCGCGCCCCGGTTCTCGGTCTGAACCCACGACAGCGCCGCCGGCAGGTGCACGCCCACCATCAGCCGGTCGGCAATGCGCGGCAGAAACACGGCGGTGTACGGCTCCATGGCAAAGTTGACGCTGGCGAGGCCCAGCAGCGTCGCCCACAGGGCCGGCCGCTCCAGCACGAACGAGAAGCCGAAGCGGGTGCGTTCCCACCACGCCGCCAGTCCGCGCCCGGTGTCGGTCGCGCGGGCCACGGGAGGAAAGCGCACCAGCGAGTACGCCACCAGCGCGATCACAAAGGTCGCGGCGTTCACCCACATCACGCCCGGCGCCCCGATGCTGGCCACCAGAAAACCGGCGCTGATCGGGGCGAGCAGGCCACTGGTGGTCCAAGTGAGGTTGAACAGCGCCTGGATGCCCTGCACCCGTTCTGGCGGTACGAAGGTGGGCAGCGAGGCCTGCTGGGCGGGAAAGATCACGCTGCCCGTGAAGCCGGTCAGGGCTGCCGTCACGACCAGGACCGGGAACGAGAGCAGGTGGAAGGTGTAGAGCAGCGGAATCAGGCTGATCCAGACGGCGCTCAGGCCGTTGGCGACCCGCAGCACCGTGCGGCGGTCCCAGATGTCGGTGTAGCTCGCCAGGCTCACGGTGCCGACCAGCATCGCCACCGTCCACGCCCCGATCACGGTGCCGGACAGGCCGGGCGAATGTGGGTAGAGGCGGTACAGGAACCATGCGAGCGCAATGAAGGTCAGTCCATTGCCGAAGGTGTTGATACTCTCGCCGATCCACAGAATCAGGATGCGGCGGTCACGCAGCAGGGAAAACATGGCAGAACCTCGACAGGACAGTGGAGCACGCTCGCGCGGAGGAAGAAAGGCGGCTGCCAAGTCTACGAAGGTGCGGCACAAGAAACATGAATGCTGGCCCTGGAGTGTGCCGGAAAGGCAAACGGATCTGACCAGGTCATGAGTGCGACGCTGCTCGCCTGCCTGAAGCTGCTCGGGTTGAGGCGAAGGTGAGAAGCAAAAACCAGCTCTGCGTCCTGATCGGAAAACTCCCTGATCTGAATGGTTCGTGGCAGGTAGGACAACCTATTGCAGCTCAGGCAACAGAATATCCGAAGTTGTTATATACGCTTTTGCACTTGTCATGTTGACTTTTGTTCAAACTGTTCCTTACACTCATTTCAACGCAAAATTTTTATGAGGTGGCTCAAGGAGGTGTCGCTCGAACGACTGCCCGTCAGGCCCACTGTCCTGCCTTCCTGTCTTGACCGGAGGTTTCCATGAC comes from Deinococcus sonorensis KR-87 and encodes:
- a CDS encoding methyltransferase domain-containing protein — translated: MTDLPSTAFRRQDETPDEQFYRQPRFVTHIDEGAIAAVTQLYREFLPSEGRILDLMSSWVSHLPDEVHYREVVGLGLNARELAANPRLTRAVVQNLNTTPLLPFESHTFDAAGCTVSIDYLTDPVTVLRDLGRVLMPGGPVVISFSNRCFPTKAVEVWHRLDDAGHLALVQQYLEAAGNWTDIVALDRSPTVNGQRRGDPLFAVVGRARS
- a CDS encoding MFS transporter gives rise to the protein MFSLLRDRRILILWIGESINTFGNGLTFIALAWFLYRLYPHSPGLSGTVIGAWTVAMLVGTVSLASYTDIWDRRTVLRVANGLSAVWISLIPLLYTFHLLSFPVLVVTAALTGFTGSVIFPAQQASLPTFVPPERVQGIQALFNLTWTTSGLLAPISAGFLVASIGAPGVMWVNAATFVIALVAYSLVRFPPVARATDTGRGLAAWWERTRFGFSFVLERPALWATLLGLASVNFAMEPYTAVFLPRIADRLMVGVHLPAALSWVQTENRGALGVGLLGSVLAVSELGMVIWMGRRTSRHPLNWITLGCVGPALCIVGVAFAPSLWVALLLALMMGLCFGPLNVMVGTLFARLTPEAVRGRVYSARILVGQGLRPVGVSLAGLLLGVAGLAPAVAILGIFAALLTLAGYLRARGERTGDELAPTAPGD